One window of the Pieris brassicae chromosome 2, ilPieBrab1.1, whole genome shotgun sequence genome contains the following:
- the LOC123717672 gene encoding protein kinase C isoform X2, protein MFSGTVRVKVCEATGLRPTDFQKRHNMTFGKPDDQPIDPYVSIDADEHHLDRSTTKPKTFDPVWNETFSHEVQSATNLCITVFHDAAIPPDDFVANCTIPFEDLMHREKDATDFWVDLEPQGKIHLKIDLKWNSQAGAAASSGPRREFKEGAGFARRRGALRRRVHQVNGHKFMATFLRQPTFCSHCREFIWGLGKQGYQCQVCTCVVHKRCHSSIVTKCPGMREDQSVSGGQRFSVNVPHRFVVHSYKRFTFCDHCGSLLYGLIKQGLQCEVCSINVHKRCQKNVANNCGINTKAMAAILSEMGITPDKNPRPRASKYLNTPMLEGAPDFIPEDGKDDRQDDKAAEEGVALWGSQWMELRDIFTNFEGVPVQRTRRSPWDELEDIFGFKEGGSGGAECEGGKVSLDDFHFIKVLGKGSFGKVMLAEKKGTDEVYAVKVLKKDVIIQDDDVECTLTERRVLALAARHPFLTALYCAFQTPERLFFVMEYVDGGDLMFQIQRARKFDEPRARFYAAEVTLALQFLHSHGVIYRDLKLDNILLDSDGHCKLADFGMCKEGIMDGVTTTTFCGTPDYIAPEILQELEYGPSVDWWALGVLVYEMLAGQPPFEADNEDDLFESILHDDVLYPVWLSKDAVSLLKGFMTKNPARRLGVAGGSSGILAHAFFRDVDWDALAARRLRPPFRPKTRGRRDAANFDAEFTKEEPALTPVPHDVLRAINQEEFQGFSFVNADFNPQRDERPPQ, encoded by the exons ATGTTCAGTGGAACGGTGCGCGTTAAGGTGTGTGAGGCTACTGGCCTTAGACCGACGGATTTTCAGAAAAGGCACAACATGACCTTCGGGAAGCCTG ACGATCAGCCGATAGATCCCTATGTGTCTATCGATGCAGACGAACATCATTTAGACCGCTCCACTACGAAACCCAAAACATTTGACCCTGTTTGGAATGAAACATTTTCACATGAAGTTCAAAGTGCCACCAA tCTATGCATCACAGTATTTCACGATGCTGCAATACCCCCAGATGACTTTGTTGCTAATTGCACAATTCCCTTTGAAGATCTTATGCACAGAGAAAAAGATGCCACAGACTTTTGG GTGGATCTTGAGCCACAGGGGAAAATTCATCTCAAAATAGATCTTAAATGGAATTCTCAAG CGGGCGCGGCGGCGTCGAGCGGGCCTCGGCGCGAGTTCAAAGAGGGTGCAGGCTTCGCGCGGCGTCGAGGAGCCTTGCGCCGCAGGGTTCATCAGGTCAACGGGCACAAGTTTATGGCCACCTTCCTTCGCCAGCCCACGTTCTGTTCGCACTGCCGAGAGTTCATCTG GGGTCTCGGCAAACAAGGCTACCAGTGTCAAG TATGCACGTGCGTCGTGCACAAGCGGTGTCACTCGTCCATCGTCACGAAGTGCCCCGGCATGCGAGAGGAC CAAAGCGTGTCGGGCGGACAACGTTTCAGCGTCAACGTGCCTCACCGCTTCGTGGTGCACTCGTACAAGAGGTTCACTTTCTGCGACCATTGCGGCTCTCTGCTCTACGGGCTCATAAAGCAGGGCCTGCAATGCGAAG TGTGCTCCATCAACGTGCACAAGCGCTGTCAGAAGAACGTGGCGAACAACTGCGGCATCAACACCAAGGCCATGGCCGCCATCCTCAGCGAGATGGGCATCACCCCGGACAAGAACCCTCGTCCCAGGGCCTCCAAG TACCTGAACACGCCCATGTTGGAAGGCGCACCCGATTTCATTCCCGAAGACGGCAAGGACGACAGACAGGACGACAAAG CTGCGGAGGAGGGCGTGGCGCTGTGGGGCTCGCAGTGGATGGAGCTCAGAGACATTTTCACCAACTTTGAAG GTGTCCCCGTGCAGCGGACGCGGCGGTCCCCGTGGGACGAGCTGGAAGATATTTTCGGGTTCAAAGAag GCGGGTCGGGCGGGGCGGAGTGCGAGGGCGGGAAAGTGTCGCTGGATGACTTCCACTTCATCAAGGTGCTGGGCAAGGGTTCCTTCGGGAAGGTGATGCTGGCCGAGAAGAAGGGCACCGACGAG GTGTACGCGGTGAAGGTCCTGAAGAAGGACGTGATAATCCAGGACGACGACGTGGAGTGCACCCTGACGGAGCGGCGCGTGTTGGCCTTGGCCGCCCGCCACCCGTTCCTCACGGCGCTGTACTGCGCCTTTCAGACGCCCGAGAGGCTGTTCTTCGTCATGGAGTACGTGGACGGAGGGGATCTCATGTTCCAGATACAGCGGGCTCGGAAGTTCGACGAGCCCCGGGCCAGGTTCTACGCGGCGGAGGTGACGCTGGCCCTGCAGTTCCTTCACTCGCACGGGGTTATCTACCGAGACCTCAAACTCGACAACATTTTACTGGACAGCGACGGCCACTGCAAGCTCGCCGACTTCGGCATGTGCAAGGAGGGCATCATGG ACGGCGTCACCACGACCACGTTCTGCGGGACGCCCGACTACATCGCGCCCGAG ATCCTGCAGGAGCTGGAGTACGGCCCGTCGGTGGACTGGTGGGCGCTCGGCGTGCTCGTGTACGAGATGCTGGCGGGGCAGCCGCCCTTCGAGGCCGACAACGAGGACGACCTGTTCGAGAGCATCCTGCACGACGACGTGCTGTACCCCGTGTGGCTGTCCAAGGACGCCGTGTCGCTCCTCAAGGGCTTCATGACGAAGAACCCGGCGCGGCGGCTGGGCGTGGCCGGCGGCTCGTCGGGCATCCTGGCGCACGCCTTCTTCCGGGACGTGGACTGGGACGCCCTGGCCGCCCGGCGCTTGCGCCCGCCCTTCCGCCCCAAGACGCGCGGCCGCCGCGACGCCGCCAACTTCGACGCCGAGTTCACCAAGGAGGAGCCGGCGCTCACGCCGGTGCCGCACGACGTCTTGCGGGCCATAAACCAG GAGGAGTTCCAGGGATTCTCGTTCGTGAACGCAGACTTCAACCCGCAGCGCGACGAGCGTCCGCCCCAGTGA
- the LOC123717672 gene encoding protein kinase C isoform X3 has translation MFSGTVRVKVCEATGLRPTDFQKRHNMTFGKPDDQPIDPYVSIDADEHHLDRSTTKPKTFDPVWNETFSHEVQSATNLCITVFHDAAIPPDDFVANCTIPFEDLMHREKDATDFWVDLEPQGKIHLKIDLKWNSQAAGAAASSGPRREFKEGAGFARRRGALRRRVHQVNGHKFMATFLRQPTFCSHCREFIWGLGKQGYQCQVCTCVVHKRCHSSIVTKCPGMREDQSVSGGQRFSVNVPHRFVVHSYKRFTFCDHCGSLLYGLIKQGLQCEVCSINVHKRCQKNVANNCGINTKAMAAILSEMGITPDKNPRPRASKYLNTPMLEGAPDFIPEDGKDDRQDDKGVPVQRTRRSPWDELEDIFGFKEGGSGGAECEGGKVSLDDFHFIKVLGKGSFGKVMLAEKKGTDEVYAVKVLKKDVIIQDDDVECTLTERRVLALAARHPFLTALYCAFQTPERLFFVMEYVDGGDLMFQIQRARKFDEPRARFYAAEVTLALQFLHSHGVIYRDLKLDNILLDSDGHCKLADFGMCKEGIMDGVTTTTFCGTPDYIAPEILQELEYGPSVDWWALGVLVYEMLAGQPPFEADNEDDLFESILHDDVLYPVWLSKDAVSLLKGFMTKNPARRLGVAGGSSGILAHAFFRDVDWDALAARRLRPPFRPKTRGRRDAANFDAEFTKEEPALTPVPHDVLRAINQEEFQGFSFVNADFNPQRDERPPQ, from the exons ATGTTCAGTGGAACGGTGCGCGTTAAGGTGTGTGAGGCTACTGGCCTTAGACCGACGGATTTTCAGAAAAGGCACAACATGACCTTCGGGAAGCCTG ACGATCAGCCGATAGATCCCTATGTGTCTATCGATGCAGACGAACATCATTTAGACCGCTCCACTACGAAACCCAAAACATTTGACCCTGTTTGGAATGAAACATTTTCACATGAAGTTCAAAGTGCCACCAA tCTATGCATCACAGTATTTCACGATGCTGCAATACCCCCAGATGACTTTGTTGCTAATTGCACAATTCCCTTTGAAGATCTTATGCACAGAGAAAAAGATGCCACAGACTTTTGG GTGGATCTTGAGCCACAGGGGAAAATTCATCTCAAAATAGATCTTAAATGGAATTCTCAAG CAGCGGGCGCGGCGGCGTCGAGCGGGCCTCGGCGCGAGTTCAAAGAGGGTGCAGGCTTCGCGCGGCGTCGAGGAGCCTTGCGCCGCAGGGTTCATCAGGTCAACGGGCACAAGTTTATGGCCACCTTCCTTCGCCAGCCCACGTTCTGTTCGCACTGCCGAGAGTTCATCTG GGGTCTCGGCAAACAAGGCTACCAGTGTCAAG TATGCACGTGCGTCGTGCACAAGCGGTGTCACTCGTCCATCGTCACGAAGTGCCCCGGCATGCGAGAGGAC CAAAGCGTGTCGGGCGGACAACGTTTCAGCGTCAACGTGCCTCACCGCTTCGTGGTGCACTCGTACAAGAGGTTCACTTTCTGCGACCATTGCGGCTCTCTGCTCTACGGGCTCATAAAGCAGGGCCTGCAATGCGAAG TGTGCTCCATCAACGTGCACAAGCGCTGTCAGAAGAACGTGGCGAACAACTGCGGCATCAACACCAAGGCCATGGCCGCCATCCTCAGCGAGATGGGCATCACCCCGGACAAGAACCCTCGTCCCAGGGCCTCCAAG TACCTGAACACGCCCATGTTGGAAGGCGCACCCGATTTCATTCCCGAAGACGGCAAGGACGACAGACAGGACGACAAAG GTGTCCCCGTGCAGCGGACGCGGCGGTCCCCGTGGGACGAGCTGGAAGATATTTTCGGGTTCAAAGAag GCGGGTCGGGCGGGGCGGAGTGCGAGGGCGGGAAAGTGTCGCTGGATGACTTCCACTTCATCAAGGTGCTGGGCAAGGGTTCCTTCGGGAAGGTGATGCTGGCCGAGAAGAAGGGCACCGACGAG GTGTACGCGGTGAAGGTCCTGAAGAAGGACGTGATAATCCAGGACGACGACGTGGAGTGCACCCTGACGGAGCGGCGCGTGTTGGCCTTGGCCGCCCGCCACCCGTTCCTCACGGCGCTGTACTGCGCCTTTCAGACGCCCGAGAGGCTGTTCTTCGTCATGGAGTACGTGGACGGAGGGGATCTCATGTTCCAGATACAGCGGGCTCGGAAGTTCGACGAGCCCCGGGCCAGGTTCTACGCGGCGGAGGTGACGCTGGCCCTGCAGTTCCTTCACTCGCACGGGGTTATCTACCGAGACCTCAAACTCGACAACATTTTACTGGACAGCGACGGCCACTGCAAGCTCGCCGACTTCGGCATGTGCAAGGAGGGCATCATGG ACGGCGTCACCACGACCACGTTCTGCGGGACGCCCGACTACATCGCGCCCGAG ATCCTGCAGGAGCTGGAGTACGGCCCGTCGGTGGACTGGTGGGCGCTCGGCGTGCTCGTGTACGAGATGCTGGCGGGGCAGCCGCCCTTCGAGGCCGACAACGAGGACGACCTGTTCGAGAGCATCCTGCACGACGACGTGCTGTACCCCGTGTGGCTGTCCAAGGACGCCGTGTCGCTCCTCAAGGGCTTCATGACGAAGAACCCGGCGCGGCGGCTGGGCGTGGCCGGCGGCTCGTCGGGCATCCTGGCGCACGCCTTCTTCCGGGACGTGGACTGGGACGCCCTGGCCGCCCGGCGCTTGCGCCCGCCCTTCCGCCCCAAGACGCGCGGCCGCCGCGACGCCGCCAACTTCGACGCCGAGTTCACCAAGGAGGAGCCGGCGCTCACGCCGGTGCCGCACGACGTCTTGCGGGCCATAAACCAG GAGGAGTTCCAGGGATTCTCGTTCGTGAACGCAGACTTCAACCCGCAGCGCGACGAGCGTCCGCCCCAGTGA
- the LOC123720392 gene encoding ADP-ribosylation factor-like protein 2: protein MGFLTILKKLRQKEKEMRILMLGLDNAGKTTILKRFNGEPIDTISPTLGFNIKTLEHKGYKLNIWDVGGQKSLRSYWKNYFESTDGVAWVVDSADPRRLADCVRELHSLLREERLSGATLLVLANKSDLPGALSLQEIREVLDLDSIKTHHWRIVRCSAVTGENLLEGMDWMLDDIASRIFTLD, encoded by the exons ATGGGTTTTTTAACTATACTAAAAAAACTGAGGcagaaagaaaaagaaatgaGAATACTGATGCT AGGCTTAGACAATGCAGGCAAAACAACCATACTTAAACGATTTAATGGTGAACCCATTGATACAATATCACCTACTTTAGGCTTTAATATCAAGACTTTAGAACATAAGggatataaattgaatatttggGATGTCGGTGGACAGAAATCTTTAAG ATCATActggaaaaattattttgagagCACAGATGGTGTAGCATGGGTAGTTGACAGTGCAGATCCCCGACGACTTGCAGACTGTGTCAGAGAGTTACATTCACTTCTTAGGGAGGAAAGGCTTTCAGGAGCTACACTTCTTGTACTTGCCAATAAATCAGACCTGCCTGGAGCACTTTCCTTGCAAGAAATTAGGGAG GTACTAGATTTGGACAGCATTAAAACTCACCATTGGCGCATAGTGAGGTGTTCTGCTGTGACTGGGGAAAACCTTCTTGAGGGCATGGATTGGATGCTGGATGATATTGCTTCTAGGATATTTACACTTGATTAG
- the LOC123717672 gene encoding protein kinase C isoform X4 — MFSGTVRVKVCEATGLRPTDFQKRHNMTFGKPDDQPIDPYVSIDADEHHLDRSTTKPKTFDPVWNETFSHEVQSATNLCITVFHDAAIPPDDFVANCTIPFEDLMHREKDATDFWVDLEPQGKIHLKIDLKWNSQAAGAAASSGPRREFKEGAGFARRRGALRRRVHQVNGHKFMATFLRQPTFCSHCREFIWGLGKQGYQCQVCTCVVHKRCHSSIVTKCPGMREDQSVSGGQRFSVNVPHRFVVHSYKRFTFCDHCGSLLYGLIKQGLQCEVCSINVHKRCQKNVANNCGINTKAMAAILSEMGITPDKNPRPRASKYLNTPMLEGAPDFIPEDGKDDRQDDKGGSGGAECEGGKVSLDDFHFIKVLGKGSFGKVMLAEKKGTDEVYAVKVLKKDVIIQDDDVECTLTERRVLALAARHPFLTALYCAFQTPERLFFVMEYVDGGDLMFQIQRARKFDEPRARFYAAEVTLALQFLHSHGVIYRDLKLDNILLDSDGHCKLADFGMCKEGIMDGVTTTTFCGTPDYIAPEILQELEYGPSVDWWALGVLVYEMLAGQPPFEADNEDDLFESILHDDVLYPVWLSKDAVSLLKGFMTKNPARRLGVAGGSSGILAHAFFRDVDWDALAARRLRPPFRPKTRGRRDAANFDAEFTKEEPALTPVPHDVLRAINQEEFQGFSFVNADFNPQRDERPPQ, encoded by the exons ATGTTCAGTGGAACGGTGCGCGTTAAGGTGTGTGAGGCTACTGGCCTTAGACCGACGGATTTTCAGAAAAGGCACAACATGACCTTCGGGAAGCCTG ACGATCAGCCGATAGATCCCTATGTGTCTATCGATGCAGACGAACATCATTTAGACCGCTCCACTACGAAACCCAAAACATTTGACCCTGTTTGGAATGAAACATTTTCACATGAAGTTCAAAGTGCCACCAA tCTATGCATCACAGTATTTCACGATGCTGCAATACCCCCAGATGACTTTGTTGCTAATTGCACAATTCCCTTTGAAGATCTTATGCACAGAGAAAAAGATGCCACAGACTTTTGG GTGGATCTTGAGCCACAGGGGAAAATTCATCTCAAAATAGATCTTAAATGGAATTCTCAAG CAGCGGGCGCGGCGGCGTCGAGCGGGCCTCGGCGCGAGTTCAAAGAGGGTGCAGGCTTCGCGCGGCGTCGAGGAGCCTTGCGCCGCAGGGTTCATCAGGTCAACGGGCACAAGTTTATGGCCACCTTCCTTCGCCAGCCCACGTTCTGTTCGCACTGCCGAGAGTTCATCTG GGGTCTCGGCAAACAAGGCTACCAGTGTCAAG TATGCACGTGCGTCGTGCACAAGCGGTGTCACTCGTCCATCGTCACGAAGTGCCCCGGCATGCGAGAGGAC CAAAGCGTGTCGGGCGGACAACGTTTCAGCGTCAACGTGCCTCACCGCTTCGTGGTGCACTCGTACAAGAGGTTCACTTTCTGCGACCATTGCGGCTCTCTGCTCTACGGGCTCATAAAGCAGGGCCTGCAATGCGAAG TGTGCTCCATCAACGTGCACAAGCGCTGTCAGAAGAACGTGGCGAACAACTGCGGCATCAACACCAAGGCCATGGCCGCCATCCTCAGCGAGATGGGCATCACCCCGGACAAGAACCCTCGTCCCAGGGCCTCCAAG TACCTGAACACGCCCATGTTGGAAGGCGCACCCGATTTCATTCCCGAAGACGGCAAGGACGACAGACAGGACGACAAAG GCGGGTCGGGCGGGGCGGAGTGCGAGGGCGGGAAAGTGTCGCTGGATGACTTCCACTTCATCAAGGTGCTGGGCAAGGGTTCCTTCGGGAAGGTGATGCTGGCCGAGAAGAAGGGCACCGACGAG GTGTACGCGGTGAAGGTCCTGAAGAAGGACGTGATAATCCAGGACGACGACGTGGAGTGCACCCTGACGGAGCGGCGCGTGTTGGCCTTGGCCGCCCGCCACCCGTTCCTCACGGCGCTGTACTGCGCCTTTCAGACGCCCGAGAGGCTGTTCTTCGTCATGGAGTACGTGGACGGAGGGGATCTCATGTTCCAGATACAGCGGGCTCGGAAGTTCGACGAGCCCCGGGCCAGGTTCTACGCGGCGGAGGTGACGCTGGCCCTGCAGTTCCTTCACTCGCACGGGGTTATCTACCGAGACCTCAAACTCGACAACATTTTACTGGACAGCGACGGCCACTGCAAGCTCGCCGACTTCGGCATGTGCAAGGAGGGCATCATGG ACGGCGTCACCACGACCACGTTCTGCGGGACGCCCGACTACATCGCGCCCGAG ATCCTGCAGGAGCTGGAGTACGGCCCGTCGGTGGACTGGTGGGCGCTCGGCGTGCTCGTGTACGAGATGCTGGCGGGGCAGCCGCCCTTCGAGGCCGACAACGAGGACGACCTGTTCGAGAGCATCCTGCACGACGACGTGCTGTACCCCGTGTGGCTGTCCAAGGACGCCGTGTCGCTCCTCAAGGGCTTCATGACGAAGAACCCGGCGCGGCGGCTGGGCGTGGCCGGCGGCTCGTCGGGCATCCTGGCGCACGCCTTCTTCCGGGACGTGGACTGGGACGCCCTGGCCGCCCGGCGCTTGCGCCCGCCCTTCCGCCCCAAGACGCGCGGCCGCCGCGACGCCGCCAACTTCGACGCCGAGTTCACCAAGGAGGAGCCGGCGCTCACGCCGGTGCCGCACGACGTCTTGCGGGCCATAAACCAG GAGGAGTTCCAGGGATTCTCGTTCGTGAACGCAGACTTCAACCCGCAGCGCGACGAGCGTCCGCCCCAGTGA
- the LOC123717672 gene encoding protein kinase C isoform X1 gives MFSGTVRVKVCEATGLRPTDFQKRHNMTFGKPDDQPIDPYVSIDADEHHLDRSTTKPKTFDPVWNETFSHEVQSATNLCITVFHDAAIPPDDFVANCTIPFEDLMHREKDATDFWVDLEPQGKIHLKIDLKWNSQAAGAAASSGPRREFKEGAGFARRRGALRRRVHQVNGHKFMATFLRQPTFCSHCREFIWGLGKQGYQCQVCTCVVHKRCHSSIVTKCPGMREDQSVSGGQRFSVNVPHRFVVHSYKRFTFCDHCGSLLYGLIKQGLQCEVCSINVHKRCQKNVANNCGINTKAMAAILSEMGITPDKNPRPRASKYLNTPMLEGAPDFIPEDGKDDRQDDKAAEEGVALWGSQWMELRDIFTNFEGVPVQRTRRSPWDELEDIFGFKEGGSGGAECEGGKVSLDDFHFIKVLGKGSFGKVMLAEKKGTDEVYAVKVLKKDVIIQDDDVECTLTERRVLALAARHPFLTALYCAFQTPERLFFVMEYVDGGDLMFQIQRARKFDEPRARFYAAEVTLALQFLHSHGVIYRDLKLDNILLDSDGHCKLADFGMCKEGIMDGVTTTTFCGTPDYIAPEILQELEYGPSVDWWALGVLVYEMLAGQPPFEADNEDDLFESILHDDVLYPVWLSKDAVSLLKGFMTKNPARRLGVAGGSSGILAHAFFRDVDWDALAARRLRPPFRPKTRGRRDAANFDAEFTKEEPALTPVPHDVLRAINQEEFQGFSFVNADFNPQRDERPPQ, from the exons ATGTTCAGTGGAACGGTGCGCGTTAAGGTGTGTGAGGCTACTGGCCTTAGACCGACGGATTTTCAGAAAAGGCACAACATGACCTTCGGGAAGCCTG ACGATCAGCCGATAGATCCCTATGTGTCTATCGATGCAGACGAACATCATTTAGACCGCTCCACTACGAAACCCAAAACATTTGACCCTGTTTGGAATGAAACATTTTCACATGAAGTTCAAAGTGCCACCAA tCTATGCATCACAGTATTTCACGATGCTGCAATACCCCCAGATGACTTTGTTGCTAATTGCACAATTCCCTTTGAAGATCTTATGCACAGAGAAAAAGATGCCACAGACTTTTGG GTGGATCTTGAGCCACAGGGGAAAATTCATCTCAAAATAGATCTTAAATGGAATTCTCAAG CAGCGGGCGCGGCGGCGTCGAGCGGGCCTCGGCGCGAGTTCAAAGAGGGTGCAGGCTTCGCGCGGCGTCGAGGAGCCTTGCGCCGCAGGGTTCATCAGGTCAACGGGCACAAGTTTATGGCCACCTTCCTTCGCCAGCCCACGTTCTGTTCGCACTGCCGAGAGTTCATCTG GGGTCTCGGCAAACAAGGCTACCAGTGTCAAG TATGCACGTGCGTCGTGCACAAGCGGTGTCACTCGTCCATCGTCACGAAGTGCCCCGGCATGCGAGAGGAC CAAAGCGTGTCGGGCGGACAACGTTTCAGCGTCAACGTGCCTCACCGCTTCGTGGTGCACTCGTACAAGAGGTTCACTTTCTGCGACCATTGCGGCTCTCTGCTCTACGGGCTCATAAAGCAGGGCCTGCAATGCGAAG TGTGCTCCATCAACGTGCACAAGCGCTGTCAGAAGAACGTGGCGAACAACTGCGGCATCAACACCAAGGCCATGGCCGCCATCCTCAGCGAGATGGGCATCACCCCGGACAAGAACCCTCGTCCCAGGGCCTCCAAG TACCTGAACACGCCCATGTTGGAAGGCGCACCCGATTTCATTCCCGAAGACGGCAAGGACGACAGACAGGACGACAAAG CTGCGGAGGAGGGCGTGGCGCTGTGGGGCTCGCAGTGGATGGAGCTCAGAGACATTTTCACCAACTTTGAAG GTGTCCCCGTGCAGCGGACGCGGCGGTCCCCGTGGGACGAGCTGGAAGATATTTTCGGGTTCAAAGAag GCGGGTCGGGCGGGGCGGAGTGCGAGGGCGGGAAAGTGTCGCTGGATGACTTCCACTTCATCAAGGTGCTGGGCAAGGGTTCCTTCGGGAAGGTGATGCTGGCCGAGAAGAAGGGCACCGACGAG GTGTACGCGGTGAAGGTCCTGAAGAAGGACGTGATAATCCAGGACGACGACGTGGAGTGCACCCTGACGGAGCGGCGCGTGTTGGCCTTGGCCGCCCGCCACCCGTTCCTCACGGCGCTGTACTGCGCCTTTCAGACGCCCGAGAGGCTGTTCTTCGTCATGGAGTACGTGGACGGAGGGGATCTCATGTTCCAGATACAGCGGGCTCGGAAGTTCGACGAGCCCCGGGCCAGGTTCTACGCGGCGGAGGTGACGCTGGCCCTGCAGTTCCTTCACTCGCACGGGGTTATCTACCGAGACCTCAAACTCGACAACATTTTACTGGACAGCGACGGCCACTGCAAGCTCGCCGACTTCGGCATGTGCAAGGAGGGCATCATGG ACGGCGTCACCACGACCACGTTCTGCGGGACGCCCGACTACATCGCGCCCGAG ATCCTGCAGGAGCTGGAGTACGGCCCGTCGGTGGACTGGTGGGCGCTCGGCGTGCTCGTGTACGAGATGCTGGCGGGGCAGCCGCCCTTCGAGGCCGACAACGAGGACGACCTGTTCGAGAGCATCCTGCACGACGACGTGCTGTACCCCGTGTGGCTGTCCAAGGACGCCGTGTCGCTCCTCAAGGGCTTCATGACGAAGAACCCGGCGCGGCGGCTGGGCGTGGCCGGCGGCTCGTCGGGCATCCTGGCGCACGCCTTCTTCCGGGACGTGGACTGGGACGCCCTGGCCGCCCGGCGCTTGCGCCCGCCCTTCCGCCCCAAGACGCGCGGCCGCCGCGACGCCGCCAACTTCGACGCCGAGTTCACCAAGGAGGAGCCGGCGCTCACGCCGGTGCCGCACGACGTCTTGCGGGCCATAAACCAG GAGGAGTTCCAGGGATTCTCGTTCGTGAACGCAGACTTCAACCCGCAGCGCGACGAGCGTCCGCCCCAGTGA